A single window of bacterium DNA harbors:
- a CDS encoding DNA methyltransferase yields the protein MEWKNTLYYGDNLDVLKRYVADESVDVIYLDPPFNSNATYHILFDERNGSQAAAQIKAFEDTWRWDQAAARAYQETVEAGGQVSRAMQAFRQFLGDSNMLAYMAMIAPRLVELRRVLKPTGSLYLHCDPCAGAYLRILMDAVFGYGNFRNEIIWYYYNKIHDRRKKLFPKANDIVLFYVKDVDSDFTFTQLKEMRDTPVRQLARKKVDGRMVNVKGPDGKCVYRVKEDRTLDNVWRIPCLQPASREMLGYPTQKPEALLERIIEASSNEGDVVLDPFCGCGTTVAVAERLNRRWIGIDITHLAITLIRHRLGEQAAYEVVGEPTSLPDAETLAAEDPYQFQWWALGLVGARPVEQKKGADKGIDGRLYFHDEGERGKTKQVILSVKAGHTNVAHIRDLRGVVDHEKAEIGVLITMQEPTGPMRAEAATGGFYTSPGWGRDYPKLQILTVAELLEGKGIDMPPIRQVNKTFKKAPRAKGKKVENESLPFDE from the coding sequence ATGGAATGGAAAAACACGCTCTATTACGGCGACAACCTGGATGTTCTTAAGCGGTATGTTGCCGATGAGTCGGTAGATGTAATCTACTTGGACCCGCCGTTCAACAGCAACGCGACTTACCACATCCTGTTCGACGAGCGCAACGGCAGCCAGGCCGCCGCGCAGATAAAGGCGTTCGAGGATACTTGGCGATGGGATCAGGCGGCGGCCCGGGCTTATCAGGAGACCGTCGAGGCCGGCGGGCAGGTGTCGCGGGCGATGCAGGCGTTTCGGCAATTCCTTGGTGACAGCAACATGCTGGCCTACATGGCCATGATTGCACCGCGCCTGGTGGAGCTGCGCCGGGTCTTGAAGCCGACCGGAAGCCTCTACCTTCATTGCGACCCGTGCGCTGGAGCGTACCTGCGGATTCTCATGGATGCCGTCTTCGGATACGGCAATTTCCGAAACGAAATCATCTGGTACTACTACAACAAGATTCATGACAGGCGGAAGAAGCTCTTCCCGAAGGCAAACGACATCGTGCTTTTCTACGTCAAGGACGTGGACAGTGACTTCACCTTCACCCAGTTGAAAGAGATGCGGGATACCCCAGTCCGCCAACTGGCGCGAAAGAAGGTTGACGGCCGCATGGTGAACGTCAAGGGTCCAGACGGGAAGTGCGTCTACCGTGTGAAAGAGGACAGGACCTTGGATAACGTTTGGCGTATCCCCTGCCTTCAGCCTGCATCACGCGAAATGCTGGGCTACCCCACGCAGAAGCCCGAAGCCTTATTGGAGCGCATTATCGAGGCCAGCAGCAACGAGGGTGACGTTGTGCTGGACCCCTTTTGCGGCTGTGGGACTACCGTCGCCGTGGCCGAGCGCCTCAATCGCCGCTGGATAGGCATAGACATCACCCACCTGGCCATCACGCTCATACGACACCGGCTCGGCGAGCAGGCGGCCTACGAGGTCGTCGGCGAACCGACCTCACTCCCCGACGCCGAAACGCTGGCCGCCGAGGATCCGTACCAGTTCCAGTGGTGGGCGCTTGGCCTTGTCGGCGCGCGCCCGGTGGAGCAGAAGAAGGGCGCGGACAAGGGGATTGACGGGCGGCTCTACTTCCACGACGAGGGTGAGCGCGGCAAGACGAAGCAGGTTATCCTTTCCGTCAAAGCGGGACATACCAACGTGGCGCACATCCGCGACCTGCGCGGTGTGGTGGACCACGAGAAGGCCGAAATCGGCGTGCTGATTACGATGCAGGAGCCGACGGGGCCGATGCGTGCAGAGGCGGCCACGGGCGGGTTCTACACTTCGCCGGGATGGGGGCGCGACTATCCGAAGTTGCAAATCCTTACCGTGGCGGAACTGCTCGAAGGTAAGGGTATCGACATGCCACCCATCCGTCAGGTGAATAAGACCTTCAAGAAGGCACCCCGAGCCAAAGGTAAAAAAGTGGAAAACGAGTCTTTACCGTTCGATGAATAA